The Desulfosporosinus acidiphilus SJ4 genome has a window encoding:
- a CDS encoding ubiquinol-cytochrome c reductase iron-sulfur subunit, with product MNNEQGKGIPRRRFLAWGAGSVGAVIGLSYVGLLGDFLNPPAANAEPLQEVGRVSDFEEGTPKFVTYKGSTTAEGVYVVNLGSEGWLALDFHCTHLQCGVNYVDAVKKYICPCHGGVYDLKGQVLSGPPPKNLPRRVIQIQGDSVMVGGIIG from the coding sequence ATGAATAATGAGCAGGGCAAAGGAATACCCAGAAGGAGATTTCTCGCCTGGGGTGCCGGCTCGGTCGGCGCGGTTATCGGTTTAAGTTATGTTGGACTATTGGGGGATTTCTTAAATCCTCCGGCGGCAAATGCCGAACCTTTGCAAGAAGTGGGCCGGGTATCGGATTTTGAGGAAGGGACTCCTAAGTTTGTCACTTACAAAGGCAGTACAACCGCTGAAGGGGTTTATGTGGTTAATTTAGGCAGTGAAGGTTGGCTGGCTTTGGATTTTCACTGCACCCACCTGCAATGCGGCGTAAACTATGTCGACGCGGTCAAAAAATATATATGTCCTTGCCATGGCGGTGTTTATGATCTTAAAGGCCAGGTTCTTAGTGGCCCTCCACCCAAGAACTTGCCCAGACGGGTTATTCAGATTCAAGGTGATTCTGTCATGGTTGGAGGGATAATCGGATGA